Proteins from one Doryrhamphus excisus isolate RoL2022-K1 chromosome 19, RoL_Dexc_1.0, whole genome shotgun sequence genomic window:
- the zfp36l1a gene encoding mRNA decay activator protein ZFP36L1a, whose product MSTAVVSPFFDFEAMNKNNKLLSYNSNLGSQHPVTVPNAAIPSPAGALLDRKAVGSPSVGGVYQRRHSVSSTKFNQNQFLNSLKAAEHSGLISGANKENRMRDRSFSETGERLLGKCLGPASPTGGQVNSSRYKTELCRPFEENGACKYGDKCQFAHGIHELRSLSRHPKYKTELCRTFHTIGFCPYGPRCHFIHNAEERRGPPVKSSPPSGEMERPRLQHSYSFAGFSSSAGLRDSPTSVTPPPMFFPDEVPDWPSSNPFTYSSQELANLFGPSLGTGPAGPDAGNPAPPSPTGTPHYFRPMLESPHMFESPSSPPDSLSDQEGYQSSSGGSLSGSESPTLDTTRRLPIFSRLSISDD is encoded by the exons ATGAGCACGGCTGTGGTGTCGCCTTTTTTCGATTTCGAAGCCATGAACAAg AACAACAAGCTGCTCAGCTACAACAGCAACTTGGGTTCCCAACACCCGGTGACGGTGCCCAACGCGGCCATCCCCAGCCCCGCCGGAGCCCTGCTGGACAGGAAGGCGGTGGGCTCGCCGTCAGTGGGAGGCGTGTACCAGCGGCGGCACTCTGTCAGCAGCACCAAGTTCAACCAGAACCAGTTCCTCAACAGCCTGAAGGCGGCCGAGCACTCGGGGCTTATTTCCGGCGCCAACAAGGAGAACCGCATGCGGGACCGCTCCTTCTCCGAGACGGGCGAGCGGCTCCTCGGCAAGTGCCTGGGCCCGGCAAGCCCCACGGGCGGCCAAGTGAACTCCAGCCGCTACAAAACGGAGCTGTGCCGCCCCTTTGAGGAAAACGGCGCCTGCAAATACGGCGACAAGTGCCAGTTTGCCCACGGCATCCACGAACTCCGCAGCCTGAGCCGCCACCCCAAGTACAAAACGGAGCTGTGCCGCACGTTTCACACCATCGGCTTCTGCCCGTACGGCCCCCGCTGCCACTTCATCCACAACGCGGAGGAGCGCCGCGGACCCCCTGTGAAGTCGTCGCCCCCTTCCGGCGAAATGGAGCGCCCCCGCCTGCAGCACAGTTACAGCTTCGCCGGCTTCTCCAGCTCGGCGGGGCTCAGAGACAGCCCCACTTCCGTCACCCCGCCGCCCATGTTCTTCCCCGACGAGGTCCCCGACTGGCCCAGCAGTAACCCCTTCACTTACTCCAGCCAGGAGCTCGCCAACCTCTTTGGGCCGAGTCTGGGCACCGGGCCCGCGGGCCCCGACGCCGGCAACCCGGCGCCCCCGTCCCCGACCGGCACGCCTCATTACTTCAGACCCATGTTGGAGTCCCCTCACATGTTTGAGTCCCCGTCCAGCCCTCCGGACTCCCTCTCGGACCAGGAGGGCTACCAGAGCAGCTCCGGGGGCAGCCTGAGCGGCTCCGAGTCGCCCACCCTCGACACCACCCGCCGCCTGCCCATCTTCAGCCGCCTTTCCATCTCCGACGACTAA